The DNA segment GCGGAAGCCTCGGAGGTGGCCCCCAGGGGGCAGCCCCTGCCCTTCTGGTGCAGCCACATCTCCCGCCTGGTACGCAGCCTGTCCCTGCTGCTGAAGGGCGTGCATGGGCTGGTACAGGGGGATGAGAAGCCGGCCACCCGGCCCCTGCAGGACAACTGCAGGGAGGCCTCGGCCAGCCCCGCTCGGAGTGAGGCCCAGCGCCAGATCCAGGAGTGGGGGGTGTCTGTGCGGACGCTGCGGGGCAACTTCGAGTCGGCCCCCGGCCCACTCTGTGGCTTCAACCCTGGCCCCTGCGAGCCAGGGGCCCAGCGCAGGCAGTGCCTGAGTGGCTGCTGGCCGGCCCTGCCTAAGCCCCGCAGTGGCCCGGCTTCAGGGGAGCCCAGGCCTGGTGACACAGAGGAGGCCAGCGACTCCGGCATCAGCTGCGAGGAGGTGCCATCGGAGGCGGGCGCCGCAGCCGGCCCGGACCTGGCCAGCCTGCGCAAGGAGCGCATCATCATGCTTTTCCTCAGCCACTGGAGGAGGTCAGCCTACACGCCGGCCCTCAAGACAGCGGCCTGCAGGACCCTCGGAGCCCGCCACGTGGGGTCGAGGGGCCAGGAGGCCGCCAGGAGCCCTGGGCCACCCTCCCCGCCCAGCGAGGGCCCCCGGCTGGGCCACCTGTGGCAGCAACGCAGCACCATCACCCACCTGCTGGGCAACTGGAAGGCCATCATGGCTCACGTGCCCGCCCGGCAGCTGCGGCGGCTGAGCCGGCGGCCCCGCGGGGCCCTGTCCCCCGAGCAGTTCCTGCCCCACGTGGACGGGGCTCCCATGCCCTACAGCAGCCTCTCGCTGGATCTCTTCATGCTGGGTTACTTCCAGCTGCTGGAGTGCGACCTGCCGGCCGAGGAGCGGAAGCTGCGCCACCTGCTGTGCTTCGAGGTCTTCGAACACCTGGGCACCCACGGCTGGGAGGCTGTGCGTGCCTTCCACAAGGCCGTGACCGACGAGGTGGCCGCTGGCCGCCGGGCCTGGACCGACGGCTTCGAGGACATCAAAGCCCGCTTCTTTGGCTCCAGCCAGCGTCCCGCCTGGGATACGGAGCCTGGCCGCAAGTCAGGCCTGACCCTGCTCGGGCCCCTGCCGCACGCCACCATCCCCTGCAGCGGCCGTGAGCCCACAGCACAGCGGCTGGGGTTCCGCTCCCAGCAGGGCAGCTTCAACAGTGAGGACATCTGCGGCTACATCAACCGCAGCTTTGCCTTCTGGAAGGAGAAGGAAGCTGAGATGTTCAGCTTTGGAGAATGACCCTGCTTTCCAGAATGTGGTTTGGGGGTGACTTGGGGTTTCTCTTTTCTTATCCTTGCTCACACCCTTGGTGGCCAGGTGAGCCAGGCAAGGCTGCCTCCAGTCCTGCCGGTTATCAGAGGCTGCGGGACAGTTCTGTTGTGGCATGGTTCTCCTCCGAGCCGGGACTCAGACTCCTTCTCACCACTGCACCAGGAAGCCCCTTGGCAGGCCCTGAAGTGAGGCAATGGGCCACCCCAGCCCAaggcacctctgcccagccagcCCCCGAGACCTGGGATGCTGCCTGTTTCCTGCGTGTTCTTCCCCAGTGCCACCAGTTACCTTGGCGTCCTGTCCCTCAGTTTCTGTGGTGCTGGTGGCCTCGGCCACATCCAACTTTCATGTGAGTCTGAGGTGGCCCCAGGCCCTGGTCCTGCCCCTGTTTCTCCTGCTGACCTTGGGCCACACCCCTTCACCTCCCGTCTGTGAATCTGGGGGAGCTGGAGTGATTCCGAGGACAGATTCCATGGGCAGGAGGCCTTCCTGCCAGGCCATCCCTGCTGGTCACACACTGACACCCGCCAGGCCAGTGCCCCAACCCCAGGGTGCTCCAGAGGCCCTGCTCCCTCAAAGGAAGGCTCCCCATGGGGCCCCTGTCCTCCAGCCTGACCAGCCCCGGCCTAGTCATGGGCCCCGGCAAGGCCAGAGATCAGGGACGTGGGAGTGGCAGTGGCTGAGAGAGAGTCCTCCAGGCAGGGTGGCTGGCGCCCACTCTCAAAGGCTGCTGCACACAGAGGACAATGCCAGCAGGGGTGGGCAGCAGCCAGACCTCGGTGGGACGTGGATACTCCGTGAGGGCACCTGGGTGTCACCCACAGTGCATCTCTTCACGGGGGCCTGGGTACTGGAGGGAGGGATGCAGGAAGGGAGATGGATTCCATCCTCGGGGGTTCTGAGTGCTGCCGAGTATGGGCATGGTGCTGGGCATGGCTGGCATAGGGTGTGGCTTGTCCCCAGCTCCTGATGGCATCCAGGAGAATGGGTCATCACCCAGGCTCTGGGGCTGAGGAGGGCTGGGCCCAAGCCCACAGGGACTTTGGAGGCGGGGCTCTGCAGCTGTGAGATGGCCCAGCAGGgagtggcagggaggggaggctTCAGGAATATTCATTCCTCCTGGCGTCCAGGCCCCCTGGGACAGAGGAGGGTGCAGTCAGGGGACAGGCTTGTTAAGGCTCCCCGCCTCGCTCCCTGGGGATTGTCTAGGCAGAACCTGGAGGGCAGCGGGCAAGCTGCTGGATGGAACAGAGAGACCCTAGGGCCCAAGGGGAGGGACACTCAAGAAGATGTCAAATTGGGAGGGGTGGTATTGGCATTGGAGCAGGCAGGGCTGGGAAGGGAACTAGCACTGGCCCCAGCCCCAAGCCAGTGGCTTTTCCCCAAGGGCCTGCTCTGCAGCCGGCCCGCTCCAGCTTCCTCCACTGCTGAAGACCCTGCCGTAGAGCTGAAGCTGAACATGTGTTTGCTAAATAAAGATTCCCATTCCTAGCCCACCCCCTCTCGTGCTTGTTGTTCACCCACCCCAAGAGCCGCCTACGCCCTCACAGAGCCCGGTACCAAACCTGAGTCCTCATCTCAGCTCTGCTGAAATACCAGGGCCATTGTCCTTGGTCCCTCAGAGCCTCTGGTTTTCTCATTTGCAGCTTGGGGTGCATGTGGACCTCACGCTCCTGGGATTGTGGTGAAGGAGGACGGAGGTCCCATATGGGAGGGGCCTCTGTGTTGGGGAATCAGCATCGTCTCAGACACGCACCAACGTGCAGCCAGCGTTTCAgagttccttctctttttcttccctttctttttttcctttctttcttcctttctttcctttccttttctttctttcttttcttttctgtagatTCAGTGGCCGAAtctacaggtgtcagccaccacgcccagctaattttttttttttttttttttttgtagggacaaagtcttcctatgttgcccaggctggtcttgaactcctgggctcaagcaatctgcccacctcagcctcccaaagtgctgggattacaggtgtttcaGAGTTGTTTCTAAAGAGCAGGGCACTGGGAGCGGCCAGGAGCATCCTGAACACTGCTTCTCCGTCAGTGGGGCCCTGGCTCTTGGCCATGACATGCGCCCAGTGGAGACAGAGGAGGGCTGCTCCACCCAGTGCGGCcactgcccagggctggcagAGGGCAAGGGGCAGCAGGTGGGTCTAGGGAGAGCCCTTGGCTGGGGGTGTCAGAAGGTTTGGGCGCTCGTGTCTCCTGGGATCCCCTCATGCACCAGTTGCTGGCAATATTGTTCTGAGGGCCCTGACAGAGGAGGgggctggaggcagaggcagcaggcctCAGGTCACTCCCTGGCCGAGGGTGCTCAAGAGAGAGCGCTGGGGAGGGAGTCGGCCCTCCTGGCTCCGGCTGTCCCTGCCCACTGGCTGCGCCCTTGAGCAAGTCCTCCATagcctccaggcctcagtttcccagctGAGGAGCTGGATCAAGGCCAGCAGGGGACACACGCATCAGGGACCCCAGGAAAGCCTGGGGTGGGATGCCAGGCGAGGGGTGAGGTGTGGCTCAGATCCAGGCTGGGCCCATGGAGTGCTGCTGGAGTGCCCTGGGGTGACCCCTAAATGACCTTCTGCCAATACCCTGCCTCTGGGGAGCTGCCCCAGGGATTCTGATTCCCTTGGCCTGGGGTGGGTCTGGAAAGCTGGGGTTTTAAGACATTCCAGGCGATTCTGATTCCCAGCAGCTGGAACCCGTGGCCCACCAGCAGCTCACCTGTGGGAAGCACGTGTCCCCGGGGCAGGCAGGCACTGGCCCCTATAACGCCACACTCACAGCTGTAGGGCCCATTTGGTGCCTATAAATCTGTTGTTCAATTGACAAAAAACTCACTGAGGACCAGAGACAGCATCCACAGCGCCCCGGAGGTGCCGACATCAGTGAGGCGGCCACATGCAAAGCAAAGGCGCAAAGCCTGGGGACTTCCCGATGAGTCA comes from the Symphalangus syndactylus isolate Jambi chromosome 8, NHGRI_mSymSyn1-v2.1_pri, whole genome shotgun sequence genome and includes:
- the LOC134737416 gene encoding uncharacterized protein, producing MGHPSPRHLCPASPRDLGCCLFPACSSPVPPVTLASCPSVSVVLVASATSNFHVSLRWPQALVLPLFLLLTLGHTPSPPVCESGGAGVIPRTDSMGRRPSCQAIPAGHTLTPARPVPQPQGAPEALLPQRKAPHGAPVLQPDQPRPSHGPRQGQRSGTWEWQWLRESPPGRVAGAHSQRLLHTEDNASRGGQQPDLGGTWILREGTWVSPTVHLFTGAWVLEGGMQEGRWIPSSGVLSAAEYGHGAGHGWHRVWLVPSS
- the ESPNL gene encoding espin-like protein isoform X2, with amino-acid sequence MSALHAAAARGHYSLVVWLVTFTDIGLTARDNEGATALHFAARGGHTPILDRLLLMGAPVLRDSWGGTPLHDAAENGQMEVPLLMTPPPPPFPPPPLLATRRSLEDGRRGGPGPGNPSPMSLSLAWPGHPDQRLPREQMTSSAPPRITTSATADPEGTQTALAGDTSDGLAALQLDGLPSGDIDGLVPTRDEHGRPIPEWKRQVMVRKLQARLGAESSAEAQDNCGSSGPMEQAAWRYSQTHQAILGPFGELLTEDDLVYLEKQIADLQLRRRCQEYESELGRLAAELQALLPEPLVSITVNSHFLPRAPGLDVEELSTPAAEPAGSAEASEVAPRGQPLPFWCSHISRLVRSLSLLLKGVHGLVQGDEKPATRPLQDNCREASASPARSEAQRQIQEWGVSVRTLRGNFESAPGPLCGFNPGPCEPGAQRRQCLSGCWPALPKPRSGPASGEPRPGDTEEASDSGISCEEVPSEAGAAAGPDLASLRKERIIMLFLSHWRRSAYTPALKTAACRTLGARHVGSRGQEAARSPGPPSPPSEGPRLGHLWQQRSTITHLLGNWKAIMAHVPARQLRRLSRRPRGALSPEQFLPHVDGAPMPYSSLSLDLFMLGYFQLLECDLPAEERKLRHLLCFEVFEHLGTHGWEAVRAFHKAVTDEVAAGRRAWTDGFEDIKARFFGSSQRPAWDTEPGRKSGLTLLGPLPHATIPCSGREPTAQRLGFRSQQGSFNSEDICGYINRSFAFWKEKEAEMFSFGE